A genomic window from Flavobacterium phycosphaerae includes:
- a CDS encoding anthranilate synthase component I family protein produces MRTILSKKIDHPEAFKNQLLGWAQQFREVVFLDSNTYHQQYSDYDYVLAVDAFTAVKTDYHNAFEDLKQYQQQTKDWLFGYLAYDMKNDVEPLQSDNFDGLEFPDLFFFQPKKLFLVKRDEVEIQYLHLCDDEIESDFSALQNHLPFAIEHSPLSIKQRISKESYLQKVTEMLEHIHRGDIYEANFCMEFYAENATINPLEIYRKLNSISKPPFATYFKNNHHFLLSASPERYIRKEGSKVISQPIKGTAKRFTEAVSDEKSKIELANNPKERSENIMIVDLVRNDLSHTATKGSVVVEELCAVYSFEQVHQMISTIVSEVDNTTAPVEILRTTFPMGSMTGAPKISAMKIIEELEETKRGLYSGAVGYFKPNGDFDFNVVIRSILYNAPKQYLSFSVGSAITSLSVPEQEYAECLLKAKAMFEVLQ; encoded by the coding sequence TTGAGAACCATTCTTTCAAAAAAAATTGACCATCCCGAAGCTTTCAAAAACCAATTGCTGGGTTGGGCGCAGCAGTTTAGAGAAGTAGTTTTTTTGGATTCTAATACGTATCACCAGCAGTATTCTGACTATGATTATGTTTTGGCAGTGGATGCTTTTACTGCTGTAAAAACAGATTATCACAATGCTTTTGAAGACTTGAAACAATACCAGCAACAAACTAAAGATTGGTTGTTTGGCTATTTGGCCTATGATATGAAAAATGACGTTGAGCCATTGCAGTCTGATAATTTTGACGGATTGGAGTTTCCTGATTTGTTTTTCTTCCAACCCAAGAAATTGTTTTTGGTAAAAAGGGATGAAGTCGAAATTCAGTATTTGCATTTATGTGATGATGAAATAGAAAGCGATTTCTCAGCACTTCAAAACCATTTACCTTTTGCCATTGAACATTCACCATTGAGCATTAAGCAACGAATTTCGAAAGAAAGCTATCTTCAAAAAGTAACCGAAATGCTGGAGCATATTCATCGCGGCGACATTTATGAGGCTAACTTTTGCATGGAATTTTATGCCGAAAATGCTACTATAAATCCGTTAGAAATTTACCGGAAGCTGAATAGTATTTCTAAACCACCGTTTGCGACTTATTTTAAAAACAACCACCATTTTTTACTTTCTGCTTCGCCAGAACGTTATATACGAAAAGAAGGAAGTAAAGTTATTTCCCAGCCGATTAAAGGAACGGCTAAGCGTTTTACAGAGGCTGTTTCAGATGAAAAATCAAAAATCGAATTAGCAAATAATCCAAAAGAACGCTCCGAAAATATTATGATTGTTGATTTGGTTCGCAACGATTTATCGCATACCGCCACCAAAGGGTCAGTAGTAGTCGAAGAATTATGCGCTGTTTATTCTTTTGAGCAAGTCCACCAAATGATTTCCACCATAGTTTCCGAAGTGGACAATACTACCGCTCCGGTTGAAATTCTCAGAACCACTTTTCCTATGGGTAGTATGACCGGTGCTCCAAAAATATCGGCCATGAAAATCATAGAGGAACTCGAAGAAACAAAACGTGGCTTGTATAGTGGCGCCGTTGGCTATTTTAAACCCAATGGTGACTTTGATTTCAACGTTGTTATCCGAAGTATTTTATACAATGCCCCAAAGCAGTATTTATCATTTTCTGTGGGTAGTGCTATCACTTCCTTATCAGTTCCTGAGCAAGAGTATGCCGAATGCTTGTTAAAGGCTAAAGCTATGTTTGAAGTCCTACAATAG
- the tilS gene encoding tRNA lysidine(34) synthetase TilS has translation MLQQFQNHIDSHFPFLKEKRLLLAVSGGVDSMVLLYLCHQLQFPFAVAHCNFQLRGDESDDDEQFVKAICDELHIPVFVEKFVTAAFAEEHKMSIQLVARKLRYEWFETLLQNHDYDYILTAHHLDDSLETFLINFTRGTGLEGLTGIPQQNDTVIRPLLIFPREEITAFAKENKVPWREDSSNASDKYLRNKLRHDVIPVLKELNPSLLTSFENTVSYLKQTQSLAEDAALNLYQKIVKQEGNHTTINLKKLLKYQNYKAYLFHWLHPFGFTDWKAVFNLIEAQSGKQVLSETHILLKDRSRLLLFPKQSAKEEEVFWITKKESHEVKIPLKLAFCNVTDISLQSTNVIFVDEEKLQFPLQIRKWQEGDVFYPLGMNGKKKVSKFFKDEKLSLPDKLNTWLLCSDNQIVWIIGKRADDRFKITKQTTKTLQIQLQE, from the coding sequence ATGTTGCAACAATTTCAGAATCATATTGACTCCCATTTTCCTTTTCTAAAAGAAAAGCGATTGCTTTTGGCGGTTAGCGGAGGGGTTGACAGTATGGTTTTGTTGTATTTGTGTCATCAGTTGCAGTTCCCTTTTGCGGTGGCGCATTGTAATTTTCAGTTGCGTGGCGATGAAAGCGATGACGATGAACAGTTTGTAAAAGCTATTTGCGACGAATTGCATATTCCGGTTTTTGTCGAAAAATTTGTCACGGCTGCTTTTGCTGAGGAACATAAAATGTCCATTCAGCTAGTGGCCAGAAAGCTTCGTTACGAATGGTTTGAAACCCTTTTGCAAAATCATGATTACGATTATATACTGACGGCACATCATTTGGATGACAGTTTGGAAACGTTTTTAATCAACTTTACCAGAGGAACGGGATTAGAAGGGTTGACCGGAATTCCGCAGCAAAACGACACAGTCATTCGACCTTTACTGATTTTTCCCAGAGAAGAAATAACGGCCTTTGCCAAAGAAAATAAAGTACCATGGCGCGAAGACAGTAGCAATGCTTCCGATAAATATTTGCGTAACAAACTCCGTCACGACGTGATTCCGGTTTTGAAAGAACTCAATCCGAGTTTGCTGACTTCTTTTGAAAATACAGTTAGTTATTTGAAACAAACCCAATCATTGGCCGAAGACGCTGCTTTGAATTTATATCAAAAAATAGTCAAACAAGAAGGGAATCATACCACCATCAACTTGAAAAAGTTGTTGAAATACCAAAATTATAAAGCCTATTTATTCCATTGGCTGCATCCGTTTGGTTTTACCGATTGGAAGGCGGTGTTCAATTTAATAGAGGCTCAATCCGGAAAACAAGTTTTGTCTGAGACCCATATTTTGCTGAAAGACAGGAGTCGTTTATTGCTTTTTCCAAAACAGTCTGCTAAAGAAGAAGAAGTCTTTTGGATTACCAAGAAGGAGTCACATGAAGTTAAAATTCCCTTAAAACTTGCCTTTTGCAATGTAACTGACATTTCTCTTCAATCAACTAATGTTATCTTTGTTGACGAAGAAAAACTTCAGTTTCCGTTGCAAATAAGAAAATGGCAAGAAGGTGATGTTTTTTATCCATTAGGAATGAATGGAAAAAAGAAGGTAAGTAAGTTTTTTAAAGATGAAAAATTATCATTACCTGATAAATTAAATACTTGGCTTTTATGTTCTGACAATCAAATTGTTTGGATTATTGGAAAAAGAGCTGATGACCGATTTAAAATAACAAAACAAACAACTAAAACTCTACAAATACAACTTCAGGAATGA
- a CDS encoding protein-disulfide reductase DsbD family protein produces MNKLVTALLLLLAIANTNAQIVKPVKWTSKIEKTADAEFNLVMTGKIDDEWHVYSQFTPADGPLPAEFKFEDAKGNYELVGKTKESPYKKQFNDVFGVDEYYFEKQVVFTQKVKIINPKLTSIKVKIDYQVCKQACINDKKDFTFDIPASSNTTAVAAVDTVKVAETDTVKEVSKEEVKTVTETPKPGEQKGLWTIFFLAFLGGLAALLTPCVFPMIPMTVSFFTKQSKNPGQGKRNAILYGISIIAIYVVLGLVITGVFGADALNALSTNAWFNVFFFLLLVIFAASFLGAFEIMLPNSWANKVDRQADRGGIIGILFMALALAIVSFSCIGPIVGTLLVESASKGGIAPIVGMLGFSSALALPFMLFAMFPSWLQSLPKSGGWLNTVKVSLGFLELALAFKFLSNADLVLQLHLLEREVFLAIWIAIFGTWALYLFGKIMTPHDSPVTHLSVGRLSLGVVVLAFSIYMIPGLFGAPLKLISAFPPPQTYSESPTGFFGNTAAVNNDGLPEGAKIGEHGIMTFTDYDKGLAYAKKVNKPVMLDFTGFACVNCRKMEINVWSDEKVLQVLKNEVVLISLYVDDKRDLPKEEQMVSKTTGNEIVTIGDKWTDFIITRYKTNTQPFYVLTDLKEQKLNEPISYTPDAKEYLAWLKQGIAQFK; encoded by the coding sequence ATGAATAAATTAGTTACCGCACTTTTGCTTCTTTTGGCTATTGCAAATACCAATGCACAAATTGTAAAACCAGTAAAATGGACCTCCAAAATTGAAAAGACTGCTGATGCCGAATTCAACTTGGTAATGACCGGGAAAATAGATGACGAATGGCATGTATATTCCCAATTTACTCCGGCCGATGGTCCACTGCCGGCAGAATTTAAATTTGAAGACGCCAAAGGCAATTACGAGTTGGTTGGTAAAACCAAAGAATCTCCATATAAAAAGCAATTCAACGATGTTTTTGGAGTAGATGAATACTATTTCGAAAAGCAAGTGGTTTTCACTCAAAAGGTGAAAATTATAAACCCTAAACTGACTTCCATTAAAGTTAAAATTGATTATCAGGTTTGCAAACAAGCCTGCATCAATGATAAAAAAGATTTTACTTTTGACATTCCGGCAAGTTCCAATACAACGGCTGTTGCTGCAGTAGATACGGTGAAAGTTGCTGAAACAGATACTGTAAAAGAAGTATCAAAAGAAGAGGTGAAGACCGTAACGGAAACCCCAAAACCGGGAGAGCAAAAAGGCTTGTGGACTATTTTCTTTTTGGCCTTTTTAGGAGGTTTAGCTGCTTTATTAACGCCTTGTGTATTCCCAATGATTCCTATGACCGTGAGCTTTTTTACCAAACAAAGTAAAAACCCCGGACAAGGAAAACGCAATGCTATTTTATACGGAATTTCCATCATCGCCATTTATGTAGTTTTAGGGTTGGTTATCACCGGTGTTTTTGGTGCTGATGCTTTGAATGCTTTATCGACCAACGCTTGGTTTAATGTATTTTTCTTTTTATTGTTGGTTATTTTTGCCGCTTCTTTCTTGGGGGCTTTTGAAATCATGTTGCCTAATTCTTGGGCCAATAAAGTTGATAGACAAGCCGATAGAGGAGGGATTATAGGCATATTGTTCATGGCATTGGCGTTAGCCATTGTTTCATTTTCTTGTATCGGACCAATAGTTGGGACACTTCTAGTAGAATCGGCGTCTAAAGGCGGTATCGCACCAATTGTTGGAATGCTTGGTTTTTCTTCCGCTTTGGCTTTGCCGTTTATGTTGTTTGCCATGTTCCCAAGTTGGTTACAATCCTTGCCAAAATCTGGAGGATGGTTGAATACCGTAAAAGTTTCGCTTGGCTTTTTAGAGTTGGCTTTAGCCTTTAAATTTTTATCTAATGCCGATTTAGTATTGCAGTTGCATTTGCTTGAAAGAGAAGTTTTCTTAGCGATTTGGATAGCCATTTTTGGCACTTGGGCTTTGTATCTTTTTGGTAAAATTATGACCCCTCATGATAGTCCGGTAACACATCTTTCGGTGGGAAGATTGTCCTTGGGAGTAGTAGTCTTAGCGTTTTCCATATACATGATTCCCGGGCTTTTCGGAGCGCCGTTAAAATTAATCAGTGCTTTTCCGCCACCTCAAACCTATAGCGAAAGTCCAACCGGGTTTTTTGGAAATACGGCAGCAGTCAACAATGACGGACTTCCAGAAGGTGCTAAGATAGGCGAACACGGAATTATGACTTTTACGGATTATGATAAAGGATTGGCTTATGCTAAAAAGGTAAACAAACCGGTAATGCTTGATTTTACTGGGTTTGCTTGTGTGAATTGCCGCAAAATGGAAATCAATGTCTGGTCGGATGAAAAAGTTTTGCAAGTACTGAAAAATGAAGTAGTCTTGATTTCATTGTATGTGGATGATAAAAGAGATTTGCCAAAAGAAGAACAAATGGTTTCCAAAACAACCGGTAATGAAATTGTAACCATTGGCGACAAATGGACTGATTTTATCATTACACGCTATAAAACCAATACGCAACCGTTCTATGTTTTAACCGATTTAAAAGAACAAAAACTCAACGAACCCATTAGTTATACTCCGGATGCTAAAGAATATTTAGCTTGGTTAAAACAGGGTATTGCCCAATTTAAATAA